One region of Triticum aestivum cultivar Chinese Spring chromosome 6B, IWGSC CS RefSeq v2.1, whole genome shotgun sequence genomic DNA includes:
- the LOC123140108 gene encoding uncharacterized protein has translation QSRQKSYADSKRKAIEYEVGDRVYLRVSPLRGVKRFGVKGKLAPRFVGPYKILQRMGEVAYKLELPEGLSGVHDVFHVSQLKKCHPEIAEVPLRDTVPLEAIQLKDDLTYEEKPVKILDYASRVTRSKVIKFCKVQWSHHTEDEATWEREEVLLKDHPH, from the coding sequence cagtccagacagaagagctatgccgattcaaagcgcaaagcgattgagtatgaagttggagacagagtatatctcagagtatccccgcttcgaggagttaagcgttttggagttaaaggaaagttagcaccccgtttcgttggaccgtataagattttgcaacgtatgggagaagttgcttataagttggaattgccagaaggactgtcaggagttcatgatgtattccatgtttctcagttgaagaaatgccacccagagatagcagaggtaccgttaagagacacagtgccactggaagcaattcagttgaaggatgacttgacatatgaggaaaaacctgttaagattctcgattatgccagcagagttacccgcagcaaagttatcaagttttgtaaagttcagtggagccaccacactgaggatgaagccacctgggaaagagaggaagttttgctcaaggaccaccctcac